A stretch of bacterium DNA encodes these proteins:
- a CDS encoding PPOX class F420-dependent oxidoreductase yields the protein MAAQIPAPVKAFLEKPNFAVLATQTESGKLQATPMWFLHIDGHILINTSAGRAKLRNLRAHPQVALAIVDRENPYRYVQVRGAVVRFDVENGAKDIDRLSQRYGGRSYQYPPGDNPKKRISIHIEIERVTTMGL from the coding sequence ATGGCTGCGCAGATCCCCGCCCCCGTAAAGGCCTTTCTTGAGAAGCCCAACTTCGCGGTCCTTGCCACGCAGACAGAATCGGGCAAGCTGCAGGCGACGCCGATGTGGTTCCTCCATATCGACGGCCACATCCTGATCAACACCAGCGCCGGGCGGGCGAAGCTCCGGAACTTACGGGCCCACCCCCAGGTGGCACTCGCGATCGTCGACCGCGAGAACCCCTACCGGTACGTCCAGGTTCGGGGAGCGGTGGTGAGGTTCGACGTCGAGAACGGCGCCAAAGACATCGACCGCCTCTCGCAGCGGTACGGTGGGCGGTCGTACCAGTATCCGCCCGGCGACAACCCCAAGAAGCGAATCAGCATCCACATCGAGATCGAACGGGTGACCACGATGGGCCTGTAG
- a CDS encoding heavy-metal-associated domain-containing protein — translation MTTVLLNVPDISCEHCARTIRRALAPIEGIDDLAVDIPAKQVRVTYDASVVAPERMIEILRTEGYPVAP, via the coding sequence ATGACGACCGTCCTCCTTAACGTCCCGGATATCTCGTGTGAGCATTGCGCGCGGACGATCCGCCGCGCGCTCGCCCCGATCGAGGGCATCGACGATCTCGCGGTGGACATTCCGGCGAAGCAGGTGCGGGTCACCTACGACGCGTCCGTGGTCGCGCCGGAGCGGATGATAGAGATCCTCCGCACGGAAGGATACCCGGTGGCCCCCTGA